One Actinomadura viridis genomic region harbors:
- a CDS encoding serine/threonine-protein kinase gives MTAVRPLQSGDPARLGPYELRGRLGEGGQSVVFLGRGSDGRDVAIKLLRAQFSQNPEWRARFERELDLIGRVAGFCTAQVLDADVSGELPYVVSEYVAGPSLTELVTGTGPRTGTDLDRLAIGTVTALAAIHRAGVLHRDFKPANVLMGPDGPRVIDFGIARVLGAAAARGSGVVGTPSYMAPEQINDTELGTAVDMFAWAATMLFAATGRHPFGNDTISAVFHRIIYYEPDLSAIPDSLRGVVAACLAKDPAYRPEAQQVLLDLLGRQETVPDRPEGALTTGASFAGGAQGGEAAQGPGGTGGTGGTGGTGGTGGTGGTGGTGGTGENGDGRERLATNPPSETIPPGGRSRRLRIAVAIAAPVLALAGGGTAWALMGGGGPPPRPSPPPAADTPAPPGEAAAVLGAAGESVRAVLSFDHRRIDQDVAAAHARVTARYRAEYDRQLAADDWRVRLRDNRSTVGTEIADSAVAASAPGTVTVLAYVKRTVRSAGAPVRPLNEPMRVTMVRQNGTWLLDTLYVLKADSVPVLASGGGFSWPGAQARAVLDAVARERTVASGTPVETALRPGDADGRLSALVTVAGCARGTCQAGDEVTVHRLVAERRPGGAWQVTRSERL, from the coding sequence ATGACGGCCGTTCGCCCCCTGCAGTCCGGCGACCCGGCGCGGCTGGGACCCTACGAGCTCCGCGGGCGCCTGGGCGAGGGCGGCCAGAGCGTCGTCTTCCTGGGCCGCGGCTCCGACGGCCGTGACGTGGCCATCAAGCTGCTGCGCGCCCAGTTCAGCCAGAATCCCGAGTGGCGGGCCCGGTTCGAGCGCGAGCTGGACCTGATCGGCCGGGTGGCGGGGTTCTGCACCGCCCAGGTCCTGGACGCCGACGTGTCCGGGGAGCTTCCCTACGTCGTCAGCGAGTACGTGGCGGGCCCCTCGCTGACCGAGCTGGTCACCGGCACCGGCCCGCGGACCGGCACCGACCTGGACCGGCTGGCGATCGGCACGGTCACCGCGCTGGCGGCCATCCACCGGGCCGGGGTCCTGCACCGCGACTTCAAGCCGGCGAACGTGCTGATGGGCCCGGACGGCCCGCGCGTGATCGACTTCGGCATCGCGCGGGTGCTGGGCGCGGCGGCGGCCCGGGGCAGCGGCGTGGTGGGCACCCCCTCGTACATGGCCCCCGAGCAGATCAACGACACGGAGCTGGGCACCGCCGTGGACATGTTCGCCTGGGCGGCGACGATGCTGTTCGCGGCGACCGGGCGGCATCCGTTCGGCAACGACACGATCTCCGCGGTGTTCCACCGGATCATCTACTACGAACCGGATCTGTCGGCCATCCCCGACTCGTTGCGCGGGGTCGTCGCCGCCTGCCTCGCCAAGGACCCGGCGTACCGGCCGGAGGCCCAGCAGGTGCTGCTCGACCTGCTGGGCCGCCAGGAGACGGTGCCGGACCGGCCCGAGGGCGCGCTCACCACGGGCGCCTCGTTCGCCGGAGGCGCGCAGGGAGGCGAAGCCGCGCAGGGACCAGGCGGCACGGGCGGCACCGGCGGAACGGGCGGAACGGGCGGAACGGGCGGCACCGGCGGCACCGGCGGCACCGGCGGCACGGGAGAGAACGGTGACGGCCGGGAACGGCTCGCGACGAACCCGCCGTCGGAGACCATCCCGCCGGGCGGGCGGAGCAGGCGCCTCCGGATCGCCGTGGCGATCGCGGCGCCCGTCCTGGCCCTCGCGGGCGGCGGCACCGCCTGGGCGCTGATGGGGGGCGGCGGCCCGCCGCCGAGGCCGTCCCCGCCCCCGGCCGCCGACACCCCCGCCCCGCCCGGCGAGGCCGCCGCGGTCCTCGGCGCCGCGGGCGAGTCGGTCAGGGCGGTCCTCAGCTTCGACCACCGCCGCATCGACCAGGACGTCGCCGCCGCGCACGCCAGGGTCACCGCGCGCTACCGGGCCGAGTACGACCGGCAGCTGGCGGCCGACGACTGGCGCGTCCGGCTGCGCGACAACAGGAGCACGGTCGGCACCGAGATCGCCGACTCGGCCGTCGCGGCCTCCGCGCCGGGGACGGTGACCGTCCTGGCCTACGTCAAGCGGACCGTCCGTTCGGCCGGCGCCCCGGTCCGCCCGCTCAACGAGCCGATGCGGGTGACCATGGTCCGGCAGAACGGCACCTGGCTGCTGGACACCCTCTACGTCCTCAAGGCCGACTCCGTTCCCGTCCTGGCCTCGGGTGGCGGCTTCTCCTGGCCCGGAGCCCAGGCGCGCGCCGTGCTCGACGCGGTGGCCCGGGAGAGGACGGTGGCGTCCGGCACCCCGGTCGAGACCGCGCTGCGGCCCGGGGACGCCGACGGCCGGCTGAGCGCCCTGGTGACGGTCGCCGGATGCGCCAGGGGAACCTGCCAGGCCGGCGACGAGGTCACCGTCCACCGGCTCGTCGCGGAGCGGCGTCCCGGCGGCGCCTGGCAGGTCACCCGGTCCGAACGGCTCTGA